From one Bdellovibrionota bacterium genomic stretch:
- a CDS encoding site-specific integrase — MIAQRKNKPVPKPVYPGSKLVKEYLEFLRQDRGLVEATISCRQPPARDFLNAYPEYATPSRIGRVRPQMIHEYMIKTLRLFSRPKKKMWLTGVRDFFKFLYLQGYHNRNLANAVPTLISYSLDRIPRALSADVVERLLDVPDRRRPIGRRDYAILLLLATYGVRSIQVVHLRFRDLKWREGTIRFEAHKGGKPLFFPLEKPVAEALLNYIKKDRKEISHPQVFVKHQTGPTRGNPLGRELWNMVQRHLQKIGIRAPVPSRGPHSIRHAFATRLLAQRTPLKTIADLLGHRSLRSTFIYTKVDREQLRGLARPWPEVSHEE, encoded by the coding sequence ATGATCGCGCAACGTAAGAACAAACCCGTTCCAAAGCCTGTCTATCCGGGATCAAAACTCGTGAAGGAGTACCTGGAGTTCTTGCGTCAGGACCGGGGGCTGGTGGAAGCAACGATATCTTGCCGCCAGCCACCGGCTCGGGATTTCCTCAACGCTTATCCAGAATATGCCACGCCGTCGCGGATCGGCCGGGTCCGTCCCCAAATGATCCACGAGTACATGATCAAAACCCTACGGCTTTTCTCGCGACCGAAGAAGAAGATGTGGCTGACGGGGGTTCGGGATTTTTTCAAGTTCCTTTATCTCCAAGGGTATCACAACCGGAATCTTGCGAACGCGGTTCCGACCTTGATTTCCTACTCCTTGGACCGGATCCCTCGCGCGTTATCGGCCGACGTGGTCGAACGGTTACTCGACGTTCCGGATCGCAGGCGACCGATTGGCCGGAGGGATTATGCCATCTTGCTCTTATTGGCCACCTATGGAGTCCGGAGCATCCAGGTCGTCCATCTTCGTTTCCGAGACCTTAAGTGGCGGGAGGGGACGATCCGGTTTGAGGCCCATAAAGGAGGAAAACCGCTTTTCTTTCCGTTGGAAAAACCGGTGGCCGAGGCTCTCTTAAACTACATCAAAAAGGATCGAAAAGAGATCTCTCATCCGCAGGTCTTCGTCAAACATCAAACCGGACCTACGAGGGGGAACCCTCTGGGACGTGAGCTCTGGAATATGGTGCAGCGCCATTTACAAAAAATCGGTATTCGTGCGCCGGTCCCCAGTCGAGGCCCTCATTCGATTCGCCATGCCTTTGCCACGCGCCTGCTGGCCCAGAGAACGCCGCTCAAGACTATTGCCGATCTTTTAGGACATCGTTCCCTGCGCAGCACGTTCATTTACACAAAAGTCGATCGGGAACAACTGAGAGGTCTGGCCCGTCCCTGGCCGGAGGTGTCCCATGAAGAATAA
- a CDS encoding tyrosine-type recombinase/integrase, translating into MKNNPFAGGLGKQMTQHLTLRRSLGILSQADEVTLKKFNHYLREHFPRAKTVTREMVVGYLTTNTHLHSSSRVNEVVYVRQFCLFLFRQDLKVYLPERSLVPKAQPKVPIHIFNEEEIRTLIGLARALKRRTSVPPYAVLIGLLWVTGLRPGEALRLNWEDIDFKEGILQVRKTKFFKSRLVPVSESTLRALRNYLFFQPPDDAGLKAPLFRSPKGKRLCKGTLHCVFRRLTALAGIRNVQGKSPRLHDIRHSFATQTLNDHYRNGKDPNAYLPILATYLGHADGKHTQVYLHVSPHLLQDASRRFRNHVRTRKGGV; encoded by the coding sequence ATGAAGAATAATCCCTTTGCGGGCGGGCTCGGGAAACAGATGACGCAGCACCTTACGCTTCGTCGATCTCTGGGGATCTTATCCCAAGCCGATGAAGTCACGTTGAAAAAGTTCAATCACTATCTGAGAGAACACTTTCCCCGGGCAAAGACCGTCACCCGAGAGATGGTGGTGGGGTACCTTACGACCAACACCCATTTACACTCCAGTAGCCGGGTCAACGAGGTGGTCTACGTGAGGCAATTTTGCCTCTTTCTGTTTCGACAAGACCTGAAGGTTTACCTCCCCGAAAGATCGTTGGTCCCCAAGGCCCAACCGAAGGTGCCCATCCATATTTTTAACGAGGAAGAGATCCGGACGTTGATCGGGTTGGCGAGGGCCTTGAAACGGCGAACGTCGGTCCCTCCCTATGCCGTGTTGATCGGTCTGCTTTGGGTCACGGGTCTTCGCCCGGGGGAGGCCCTCCGGCTCAATTGGGAGGATATCGATTTCAAGGAAGGAATCCTCCAGGTCCGAAAGACCAAATTCTTTAAATCCCGTCTCGTTCCCGTCTCCGAATCCACACTCAGAGCCTTGAGAAACTACCTGTTTTTTCAACCTCCCGATGACGCCGGTCTTAAGGCGCCTCTTTTTAGGAGTCCGAAAGGGAAGCGGCTGTGCAAGGGGACCCTCCATTGTGTCTTTCGACGACTGACCGCTTTGGCGGGAATCCGAAACGTCCAGGGGAAGAGTCCACGGCTCCATGATATTCGCCATTCGTTCGCCACTCAGACGCTCAACGATCACTATCGGAACGGCAAGGATCCCAACGCCTACCTTCCGATCCTGGCCACCTACCTGGGGCATGCCGACGGCAAACATACGCAGGTCTACCTGCACGTCTCCCCGCACCTGTTGCAGGACGCTTCCAGGCGATTTCGAAATCATGTCCGCACAAGGAAAGGGGGAGTCTGA